The proteins below come from a single Hyphomicrobium denitrificans ATCC 51888 genomic window:
- a CDS encoding DUF427 domain-containing protein, producing the protein MQPKTDRVIRILPHPARLRVCWRGHVIADTTGALILHEGSYPAVHYIPRADIDMTMLKKTATVTSCPFKGEAVYFSLHSDDATAPDVAWSYEKPFPNVGQISGHLAFDAKVVEFIENNTP; encoded by the coding sequence ATGCAGCCCAAAACTGATCGCGTGATCCGCATCCTTCCGCATCCGGCGCGCCTGCGCGTTTGCTGGCGCGGCCACGTCATCGCCGACACCACAGGCGCATTGATACTGCACGAAGGCTCATATCCCGCCGTGCACTATATTCCGCGCGCCGACATCGACATGACGATGTTAAAGAAGACTGCGACCGTAACGAGCTGCCCCTTCAAGGGCGAAGCCGTTTACTTTTCTTTGCATTCGGACGATGCGACCGCCCCGGACGTGGCCTGGAGCTACGAGAAGCCATTCCCGAACGTCGGCCAAATCAGCGGGCACTTGGCATTCGACGCAAAGGTCGTCGAATTCATCGAAAACAACACGCCCTGA
- the egtB gene encoding ergothioneine biosynthesis protein EgtB, with amino-acid sequence MHPTLLTAASAAPLTKTTATTIAERLFATRRHSIALAAPLTSEDMVVQAMEDASPTKWHLAHVTWFFENFVLKPHLDGYQTFDENFNYCFNSYYEALGPRHPRPRRGLLTRPSAERIFAYRAHVDEALEMLLASEQGQSEDLARLIEIGINHEQQHQELLLTDILALFAASPLKPAYQASPSNVDVSQPEPLRWIEYEGGIHRIGHASNDYCWDNERPQHDALVHPFKLADRLVTNAEWLEFIADGGYATASLWLADGWTTVNREDWQAPLYWEKSDAGWFQMSLHGLLPVVPAEPVAHVSYFEADAFARWAGKRLPTEFEWEMAALEASARHDQPANHFRPQRAKDANLQTPRQLFGDVWQWTSSAYLPYPGYRPPAGAIGEYNGKFMISQQVLRGASCVTPAGHSRPTYRNFFYPHQRWQFVGLRLASEAR; translated from the coding sequence ATGCATCCCACATTGCTCACCGCTGCGAGCGCCGCGCCTCTCACAAAAACTACTGCCACGACGATCGCCGAAAGATTATTCGCTACGCGGCGTCATTCGATTGCGCTTGCCGCACCGCTCACGTCCGAGGACATGGTCGTGCAAGCGATGGAAGACGCGAGCCCCACCAAATGGCATCTCGCGCACGTCACGTGGTTTTTCGAGAATTTCGTTCTGAAGCCGCATCTCGATGGCTACCAAACGTTCGACGAAAACTTCAATTATTGCTTTAACTCTTATTATGAAGCGCTCGGACCACGCCATCCGCGTCCGAGACGAGGACTGCTGACACGTCCCTCCGCCGAACGCATCTTTGCCTACCGCGCCCACGTCGATGAGGCGCTCGAAATGCTTCTCGCATCTGAACAGGGCCAGAGCGAAGATCTCGCGCGCCTCATTGAAATCGGCATCAATCACGAGCAGCAGCATCAGGAACTGCTCCTGACGGACATTCTCGCTCTGTTTGCCGCGAGCCCGCTCAAGCCCGCCTATCAGGCGTCGCCTTCAAATGTCGACGTATCGCAGCCCGAACCCCTGCGCTGGATTGAATATGAAGGTGGAATTCATCGCATCGGGCATGCGTCGAATGACTATTGCTGGGACAATGAACGGCCCCAGCATGACGCGCTCGTGCATCCGTTTAAGCTCGCAGACCGTCTTGTCACCAACGCCGAGTGGCTCGAATTCATTGCCGACGGCGGCTACGCCACAGCATCGCTTTGGCTCGCAGACGGCTGGACGACGGTCAACCGCGAGGATTGGCAGGCTCCGCTCTATTGGGAAAAAAGCGACGCCGGCTGGTTCCAAATGTCGTTGCACGGACTTCTGCCGGTCGTACCCGCGGAGCCAGTCGCGCACGTGTCCTACTTCGAAGCCGATGCGTTCGCTCGCTGGGCTGGAAAACGCCTGCCGACTGAATTCGAATGGGAAATGGCAGCGCTTGAAGCAAGCGCGCGACACGACCAGCCAGCAAATCATTTCAGGCCTCAACGCGCGAAAGACGCGAATCTCCAAACGCCGCGACAGCTCTTCGGCGACGTGTGGCAATGGACGTCGAGCGCTTATCTGCCCTATCCCGGCTATCGTCCCCCGGCAGGCGCAATCGGGGAATACAACGGCAAATTCATGATCAGCCAGCAGGTCCTTCGCGGGGCATCGTGCGTGACACCAGCGGGCCATTCGCGGCCGACCTATCGCAACTTCTTCTACCCACATCAACGCTGGCAATTCGTCGGTCTCAGGCTGGCATCGGAGGCTCGCTAA
- the crcB gene encoding fluoride efflux transporter CrcB — translation MNFTTCLIVMFGGALGTLMRYLVSLFALPISSQLPWGTIIVNITGSFIIGLFGTLTLAHGRFPVSDEFRLFVMIGICGGYTTFSSFSLQTLDLLRDGALGRAALNIILSVALCIGAVAVGHLIGAHFNGGATEIAQSAIEEDA, via the coding sequence ATGAATTTCACGACATGCCTGATCGTCATGTTCGGCGGCGCGCTGGGAACGCTGATGCGCTATCTGGTGTCGCTGTTCGCGCTGCCGATCAGCAGCCAGCTGCCCTGGGGCACGATCATCGTCAATATCACCGGATCGTTCATTATCGGACTTTTCGGAACGCTCACCTTGGCGCATGGACGCTTTCCGGTGTCGGATGAATTCCGGCTGTTCGTGATGATCGGCATCTGCGGCGGCTATACGACGTTTTCATCCTTCAGCCTGCAGACGCTCGATCTGTTGAGAGACGGCGCTCTTGGCCGCGCCGCCCTGAACATCATCTTATCGGTGGCGCTCTGCATCGGCGCCGTTGCCGTCGGCCATCTCATTGGCGCGCACTTCAACGGCGGAGCGACCGAAATCGCGCAGTCGGCGATCGAAGAAGACGCTTGA
- the egtD gene encoding L-histidine N(alpha)-methyltransferase: MSRAQTLPKAPAHVDTPENEFARAVIAGLSKEKKTLPCRYFYDARGSELFEDITRLPEYYPTRTETQILRDHAADIVGEIGDGELLVEFGSGSSLKTEILLDRIASSIAYVPIDVSQTALADAKRRLTKRYPELDVRPIEADFSRAIALPADLASRRKTGFFPGSTIGNLAPSDAQSLLSIFGRALGEGSRLIIGVDLKKDPRVLIEAYDDAEGVTAAFNLNLLHRINRELGGDFDEQGFRHRALYDPAKGRVEMHLVSARNQRVAICGRSFRFRENETIHTENSYKYTLDQFRDVARASGWNAKRVWTDANKQFSVHELIWPKTGRDIG, translated from the coding sequence ATGTCTCGCGCTCAAACGCTTCCCAAAGCTCCCGCTCATGTCGACACGCCCGAGAATGAGTTCGCTCGCGCCGTGATCGCGGGCTTGTCGAAAGAGAAAAAAACGCTGCCGTGCCGCTATTTCTATGATGCACGCGGCAGCGAGCTGTTCGAAGATATCACGCGCCTGCCGGAATATTACCCGACGCGGACCGAAACTCAGATCTTGCGCGATCATGCCGCCGACATCGTCGGTGAAATCGGCGACGGCGAATTGCTTGTCGAGTTCGGTTCGGGATCGAGCTTGAAAACCGAAATCCTCCTCGACCGTATCGCATCGTCGATTGCATACGTGCCGATCGACGTCTCGCAAACCGCACTTGCCGACGCAAAACGCAGGCTCACGAAGCGCTATCCAGAACTTGACGTTCGGCCGATCGAAGCCGACTTCTCGCGCGCGATTGCATTGCCTGCCGATCTCGCATCGCGCCGCAAGACCGGCTTCTTTCCCGGCTCGACCATCGGCAATCTCGCGCCATCTGACGCTCAGTCTCTTCTGTCGATTTTCGGCCGCGCGCTTGGCGAAGGCAGCCGCCTCATTATCGGCGTCGACCTGAAAAAAGATCCGCGCGTCCTCATCGAGGCCTATGACGATGCCGAAGGGGTGACAGCGGCATTCAATCTCAACCTGCTTCACCGCATCAATCGCGAACTTGGCGGCGACTTCGATGAGCAAGGGTTTCGGCATCGCGCGCTTTATGATCCGGCCAAGGGCCGTGTCGAAATGCATCTCGTCAGCGCGCGCAATCAGCGCGTCGCAATCTGTGGCCGTTCGTTCCGGTTCAGAGAGAACGAAACCATCCACACCGAGAATTCATATAAGTACACGCTCGATCAGTTTCGTGACGTCGCACGCGCGTCGGGCTGGAACGCGAAGCGCGTCTGGACCGACGCCAACAAACAGTTCAGCGTTCACGAACTCATCTGGCCGAAAACCGGCCGCGACATTGGCTGA